The following is a genomic window from bacterium.
CAAGTGTTTCTATCCTGCCAATCAACAATTCGGGAAAAAACTTCGCTTCCGATAACCAGTGCGGTCTCATAAGTCTCATTTTGTAAGAATTGTTGAGCGATAGATAAGCCATATATGAAACCCGAACAGGCAGCAGATATATCAAAAGCGACCGCCTTAGTGGCTCCTATATTCTTCTGTACCAGACAAGCTGTGGAAGGGAATAACATGTCAGGCGATAGTGTTGCAACGATTATTAAATCTAATTCATCCGGCCTGATGTCAGCATTCCTTAGTGATTCTAATCCTGCTTTAACAGAGAGATCGGATGTAGCTTCATCATCAGCAGCGATTCTTCTTTCATGAATACCAGTTCTTTCTTTTATCCATTTATCCGTTGTATTAACACTTTTTTCCAAATCAAAGTTGGTCAATATCCGATCCGGTACAAAAAAGCCGGTACCAACAATCCCGATATTTTCAGAAATTTCATTCATAAAGTATTTCCTTATTTATTATAATATTCGAACAAATTCGTTTTTTATTCGAATTAAATAAAAAAAATTTTCCTACCTTTTTACGATTCCATTAAAAAGAATTTCCAATAGTTTTCCCAAATTCTCCTCCATTTCCGGAGCTGTAGTATTTGCTACCCAGGGATATTCCAAACCTTTCAAAGCAGTGAGAATTGTAAAAGTTGTCAGGTCAATATCAACAATTTTAAAGATATCCCTTTCAACGCCTTCTTTTAAAATTGCTCGCAGTGTTTCCATTTCTTTATGAAAATATCTTTCGCGTATTTTTTCTGTAAAAGCATAATGCTCCAGATATTCATCTTTGAGAGCGCTGTACACATTTGCCAATTCATTAAGGTACTTCATTCGATTGATTACATATACATTGATTTTATTCTTCGGATCATTTTCTTTATTTACTTCTTCCTCTATTTTGGTTATTAGTAATTGATATTCCTGTTCAACTACACTTTTGAAAAGGTCTTCCTTGCTTCTGAAATAATGATAAATGGATGCCTTGCCTATACGAGCTGCTTTTGCAATGTCCTCAACTGTTGTTTTAAGGAAACCATATTTTGAAAATATTTGTCTTGCAACCTTTGTTATAATTGTTTTTTTTTCTTCGCTCATCTAACAATCCTTATTCATACTATTCGACCAATTCGGTTTTACATTCGATCCAAAGATACTAAACATTTTTTATCTTGTCAAGTATTTTATTAACATGGTTAATTCCTAATGCAGCCGAAACACAATACTCATCAAACAGGGTTCACAATAATTTATTATTTCATCAAGTCTTCTCGCTCATTTTGAACACTAATAACCGTATAAACCGATATAATTACCGAATCGTTTTAAATTTATAAATTGTCGTTTGTTTATATTCTTGACCCGGCTTTAATACAACAGAAGGAAAATTTGGGTGATTAGG
Proteins encoded in this region:
- a CDS encoding ketoacyl-ACP synthase III, whose protein sequence is MNEISENIGIVGTGFFVPDRILTNFDLEKSVNTTDKWIKERTGIHERRIAADDEATSDLSVKAGLESLRNADIRPDELDLIIVATLSPDMLFPSTACLVQKNIGATKAVAFDISAACSGFIYGLSIAQQFLQNETYETALVIGSEVFSRIVDWQDRNTCVLFGDGAGASVLRKVKKGGGIISINLGSDGSGTDLLKQPAGGSRLPASHETINRRLHTVKMEGKEVFKFATRSMVQAVINALEEVGLHPEDIDLLIPHQANKRILESVAKRLNLPMDKVFINLNKYGNTSAASIPIALCEASEQ
- a CDS encoding helix-turn-helix transcriptional regulator; protein product: MSEEKKTIITKVARQIFSKYGFLKTTVEDIAKAARIGKASIYHYFRSKEDLFKSVVEQEYQLLITKIEEEVNKENDPKNKINVYVINRMKYLNELANVYSALKDEYLEHYAFTEKIRERYFHKEMETLRAILKEGVERDIFKIVDIDLTTFTILTALKGLEYPWVANTTAPEMEENLGKLLEILFNGIVKR